One Vespa crabro chromosome 4, iyVesCrab1.2, whole genome shotgun sequence DNA segment encodes these proteins:
- the LOC124423896 gene encoding uncharacterized protein LOC124423896 isoform X3, with translation MDMEKCNKNVQKIDSEVGTSLSLDSDASIADFKSPKIKPIEKLKLFNFKLTKKKETSIKTELSKGLNKKASNQSKKNISDVHTRTESNICEDKSKSVKHSNDTKVAYVCPLCFKNFKDTNSRILHMKNCAAKNNVSMEKLLQAMELQERQSAERVSLGLLAAPVLQNKKQTTINKMFLAKDHQLQLALALSKSLYEAEEVGNYNEIEDLADICTTKDSTKELMDKNLMGNITTRFQKKKKQTFITVLQTRSKEERDRLITEKIAEILIDSETLHQSQQQMQSKFENIKRNNLRSHILKKYLNFDNKLWNSAMLQLSQKDFYVINLSPYIIPSTKQTFMESESESNMSNKSEQKVSSPTKSNLHSNKKESSNISHKVDINLFPNTEKENINIQSSINTLILDWGNALNNSSSSDIIIFVNGSKHIWVHKLVFYIRCSNILLDIIPYNDTTYLVKEMICWTDVEYHIALAFLEFIYCGIIKKHAISFNDNIAISSLGRLARRYKVKELFTYLRLEYAAFHDRTSKNDKFELYKQDIQEDCNSNDKQNEFVEYNTLTPKKDINSVNCSNQSIPDISIMEISPDKLLRTSISPEKCVTLMDRKNSISPDIFNDTNDVILNRTNMEILLSPIQCSSKNTTNQILFSSSINKSRSSTDECVLNQSPVASPKSNPTIMEDKIKSKSNLTLFIEEVQRENAKSDFASDSEIDCPIKSFIQYNKNPFRKKNYDESNVLDKLHNSKLSPDQTEKKENGLSKLEKDMQIHADDNPQLYNITVDKNLTTSTEHNNTDLFPSIKEIETNMYSDKNFSEKTIPNSQINNASVTISLSSNSEMDTDDLDMYTKNKRKYIDKSIAVYQSASKKYKNTMTEIKNDEVENNKAIASNSEKIDEDDIYDTLLNNSFEHKDNFKEQDIDNCNNDSSKTQITNNESFYNDYSNIFNLVSPEISDIENQNDSPFKLSTNPDSIVISSSPDIDLNSQDINNFNKNDSLGVLSSKIQESDDELHHTFPNDIHFSNINIDNRIEHITLNNKTLQICSKNKKSRKRCKSEGNLQINYTAEENDKLDKFNNMNSLQCNKEDNKLIIKNKLFTITENNDISLPNYDIMDTAELHREMQKYGLKIQNRNKNIKLLTYIYKELHPTIDLCETIDTSGKNMYNEYEEPQKKRLKEFK, from the exons ATGGACAtggaaaaatgtaataaaaatgtacaaaaaatCGATAGTGAAGTTGGTACATCTCTATCATTGGATTCAGATGCAAGTATAGCAGATTTTAAATCTCCAAAAATAAAaccaattgaaaaattaaaactatttaacttcaaattaacgaaaaagaaagaaacaagcaTAAAAACTGAGTTAAGTAAAGGCTTAAATAAGAAAGCAAGTAATcagtcaaaaaaaaatatttctgatgTTCATACACGAACAGAATCAAATATATGCGAGGATAAAAGTAAATCTGTAAAACATTCAAATGACACAAAGGTAGCATATGTATGTCCATTATgttttaagaattttaaagATACGAATAGTAGGATACTTCATATGAAAAATTGTGCtgcaaaaaataatgtttctatGGAAAAACTATTACAAGCTATGGAGTTACAAGAACGTCAATCTGCAGAAAGAGTTTCTCTTGGATTACTTGCTGCACCTGTGTTACAGAATAAAAAGCAAActactataaataaaatg TTTCTCGCAAAGGATCATCAACTGCAACTTGCTCTTGCACTTTCTAAATCCCTCTATGAAGCTGAAGAAGTGGGGAATTACAATGAAATAGAAGATTTAGCAGATATATGTACTACAAAGGATTCTACTAAGGAACTTATGGACAAAAATTTAATGGGAAACATTACCACtcgatttcaaaagaaaa aaaagcaAACTTTTATAACAGTATTACAAACTCgttcaaaagaagaaagagaccgTTTAATAACTGAAAAAATAGctgaaattttaatagataGTGAAACACTGCATCAGAGCCAACAACAAATGCAaagtaaatttgaaaatataaaaaggaataatttgaGAAGTCATATccttaaaaaatatctaaatttt GATAATAAATTATGGAATTCAGCAATGTTACAGCTAAgtcaaaaagatttttatgtcATAAATCTATCACCATATATAATCCCAAGTACAAAACAAACGTTTATG gAAAGTGAAAGTGAATCAAATATGTCAAATAAGTCTGAACAAAAAGTTTCATCGCCAACAAAATCTAATTtacattcgaataaaaaagaaagttcaaATATATCACACAAAGTGGACATAAACTTATTTCCaaatacagaaaaagagaatattaacATACAGTCATCTATTAATACTCTAATACTTGATTGGGGAAATGcattaaacaatagttcatcaagtgatataataatatttgttaatggTAGTAAACATATTTGGGTACACAAATTGGTTTTTTATATACGCTGTTCTAACATTTTACTTGATATAATTCCATATAATGATACAACTTATTTAGTTAAAGAAATGATCTGCTGGACCGATGTAGAGTACCATATTGCTTTAGCATTtctagaatttatttattgtggtattattaaaaagcatgcaatttcttttaatgacaatattgcAATATCTTCACTGGGCCGCTTGGCAAGAAgatataaagtaaaagaattattCACTTATTTGCGTCTTGAATATGCTGCTTTCCATGATAGAACTTCAAAAAATGATAAGTTCGAACTATATAAACAAGATATACAAGAAGATTGTAATAGCAATGATAAGCAAAATGAATTTGTAGAATATAATACACTAACtccaaaaaaagatattaatagtGTTAATTGTAGTAATCAAAGTATACCTGATATTTCCATAATGGAAATCTCGCCTGATAAACTCTTAAGAACAAGTATATCTCCAGAAAAATGTGTGACACTTATGGATAGAAAAAACAGTATATCTCCAGATATATTCAATGATACAAATGATGTTATATTAAATCGTACAaatatggaaatattattGAGTCCAATTCAATGCAGTTCAAAAAATACtacaaatcaaattttattttcctcatcAATAAACAAAAGTAGATCTTCTACTGATGAATGTGTACTTAATCAGTCACCAGTGGCATCTCCAAAAAGTAATCCAACTATAATggaggataaaataaaatcaaaaagtaatcttacattatttattgaagAAGTTCAGAGAGAAAATGCCAAATCAGATTTTGCTTCAGATTCTGAAATAGACTGTCCAATCAAATCGTTTATtcagtataataaaaatccatttagaaagaagaattatgATGAATCTAATGTTCTTGATAAACTCCATAATTCTAAACTTTCTCCAGAtcaaacagaaaagaaagaaaatggtttGAGTAAGCTTGAAAAGGATATGCAGATTCATGCTGATGATAATCCACAGTTATACAATATAACAGTAGATAAAAATCTTACTACATCTACTGAACATAATAATACAGATTTATTCCCatcaataaaagaaattgaaactAATATGTATAGTGACAAAAATTTCTCAGAGAAAACAATTCCAAATTCACAGATCAATAATGCATCTGTAACTATATCATTGTCTTCTAATAGTGAAATGGATACAGATGATCTAGATatgtatacaaaaaataaaagaaaatatattgataaaagtATAGCTGTATATCAATCTgcttcgaaaaaatataaaaatactatgactgaaattaaaaatgatgaagtagaaaataataaagccaTTGCATCAAATTCAGAAAAAATTGATGAAGATGACATTTATGAtactttgttaaataatagttTTGAACATAAAGACAATTTTAAAGAACAAGATatagataattgtaataatgatagttcAAAAACTCAAATTACTAATAATGAAAGCTTTTATAATGATTACTCCAATATTTTTAACTTAGTTTCTCCTGAAATATCTGATATCGAAAACCAAAATGACAGTCCTTTTAAATTATCAACCAATCCGGATTCTATTGTAATATCCTCTAGTCCAGATATAGATCTAAACAGTCAAGATATTAACAActtcaataaaaatgatagccTTGGTGTTCTAAGTTCTAAAATACAAGAATCTGATGATGAATTGCACCATACTTTTCCGAATgatatacatttttcaaatattaatatcgataacagaATTGAACATATTActttgaataataaaacattgcaaatttgttcaaaaaacaaaaaatcacgAAAAAGATGTAAATCTGAAGGgaatttacaaattaattacacagctgaagaaaatgataaacttgataaattcaataatatgAACAGTCTTCAATGcaataaagaagataacaagttgattataaagaataaattatttactataactgaaaataatgatatttcattaccaaattatgatattatggATACTGCTGAGCTTCAT agGGAAATGCAGAAATATGGATTAAAGATAcaaaatcgtaataaaaatattaaattattaacatatatttataaagaattacATCCTACTATCGATTTATGTGAAACAATAGATACAAGCggtaaaaatatgtataatgaatACGAAGagccacaaaaaaaaagattaaag gaATTCAAATGA